The following proteins are encoded in a genomic region of Rubrobacter xylanophilus DSM 9941:
- a CDS encoding sulfotransferase: MRGGGPYMRRGPVELIAGAVRLDLDRDPRSAVLLAGSGRSGTSWAASLINCRNEYRYVFEPFHPERVPEFANLRRRQYLRRGEAGEEFLAAARAALSGRLRSRWADRLNRRFVSRRRLVKEIRANLMLGWLRENFPQTPMLLLLRHPFAVAASRARLGWRDNLDDMLGQRRLVEDFLAPFEARLRRASSPFERHVLAWCVENLVPLRQLAPGEVALLFYEELVLHPEQGLRPAFAALGRPVPREALAAARGAGREGLEGWRGRVGEGELRRGLEALRAFGLDRVYGEGPLPDRAGALGLMREGVAGGARKG; encoded by the coding sequence TTGAGGGGCGGCGGTCCCTACATGCGGCGCGGGCCGGTGGAGCTCATCGCGGGGGCGGTGCGCCTGGATCTCGACCGCGACCCGCGCAGCGCCGTGCTGCTCGCCGGGAGCGGGCGCAGCGGCACGAGCTGGGCCGCCTCCCTGATCAACTGCCGGAACGAGTACCGCTACGTCTTCGAGCCGTTCCACCCGGAGCGGGTCCCGGAGTTCGCGAACCTCAGGCGCCGGCAGTACCTGCGGCGGGGGGAGGCGGGGGAGGAGTTCCTGGCGGCGGCGCGGGCGGCGCTCTCGGGGAGGCTCCGCTCCCGCTGGGCCGACCGGCTCAACCGGAGGTTCGTGTCCCGGAGGAGGCTGGTCAAGGAGATCCGGGCGAACCTCATGCTGGGCTGGCTGCGGGAGAACTTCCCGCAGACGCCGATGCTCCTGCTGTTGCGCCACCCCTTCGCCGTGGCCGCCTCCCGGGCGCGCCTGGGGTGGCGGGACAACCTGGACGACATGCTGGGGCAGCGGAGGCTGGTGGAGGACTTTCTCGCTCCCTTCGAGGCGCGTCTCCGGCGCGCCTCCTCCCCCTTTGAGCGGCACGTGCTCGCCTGGTGCGTGGAGAACCTGGTCCCCCTGCGCCAGCTGGCGCCCGGCGAGGTCGCCCTGCTCTTCTACGAGGAGCTGGTGCTCCATCCGGAGCAGGGGCTGCGCCCGGCCTTCGCCGCCCTCGGCCGCCCGGTGCCGCGGGAGGCGCTCGCCGCCGCGCGCGGGGCGGGGCGGGAGGGCCTCGAGGGGTGGAGGGGCCGGGTTGGGGAGGGGGAGCTGCGGCGCGGTCTGGAGGCGCTGCGGGCGTTCGGGCTGGACCGGGTGTACGGCGAGGGGCCGCTCCCGGACCGCGCCGGGGCGCTCGGCCTCATGCGCGAGGGGGTCGCGGGCGGTGCCCGGAAGGGATAG
- a CDS encoding O-antigen ligase family protein yields MSEKTHRRSGPERWSRWERPKSSKGRRPGRLLTAFKALVLLVIVAVTGYGMLDVNLVGDERMLPFAAGILALLFITLFVRSFYADVPAAGWVLVGLMGALVAVKGLSMLWTVSEAETIKETLRSSMYLATFLMSLAALSSWRQVWPLVDMVCLIVAGVAGYGLLQKIEPLRYPVASLDGVRVDSTLGYSNTAAVVLAMGAVLALARMARMRGVVFRGVYAALLLAFLAALYLTVSRGGIGSLAVGLALLLVLANNRLQTVANLLLVALPGAWLWWSSRGLEGLLQQGASEEQMAAAGDAFGERLAVALVAAFALQAGYAFLVNRYELLPPGRRLLGGVFAATGAAAVVAAGIFVAGQYGGVSRAYQELASNPNQTQNVAQRLASLSIGFREDYWRVAWEEWMEHPLTGTGAGTFTYTWFRERPVTTGVKQVHNLYLEQGTETGVFAFAALVGFAGLLLGHTVRAAWRSGARNERRMLLSGLACALAVYLLSSAFEWHWYIPPSTLLFFFLAGVAVKVASRTDWPEPGEGGGSGRG; encoded by the coding sequence ATGAGCGAGAAGACGCACCGACGCTCCGGGCCCGAGCGGTGGTCCCGCTGGGAGCGCCCGAAGTCCTCCAAGGGCCGCAGGCCCGGGAGGCTGCTCACCGCCTTCAAGGCGCTGGTGCTGCTCGTGATCGTGGCCGTCACCGGCTACGGGATGCTCGACGTGAACCTGGTCGGTGACGAGCGGATGCTGCCCTTCGCGGCCGGCATCCTCGCGCTCCTCTTCATAACCCTCTTCGTGAGGAGCTTCTACGCCGACGTGCCGGCCGCGGGGTGGGTGCTGGTGGGGCTCATGGGCGCCCTGGTCGCCGTCAAGGGGCTCTCCATGCTCTGGACCGTGAGCGAGGCGGAGACCATAAAGGAGACGCTGCGCTCCTCCATGTACCTGGCGACGTTCCTTATGTCCCTCGCGGCGCTCTCCTCCTGGCGGCAGGTCTGGCCGCTGGTGGACATGGTGTGCCTCATCGTGGCCGGGGTCGCCGGCTACGGGCTGCTGCAGAAGATAGAGCCCCTGCGGTACCCGGTGGCCTCCCTCGACGGGGTGCGGGTGGACTCCACCCTCGGCTACTCCAACACCGCCGCCGTGGTGCTGGCCATGGGCGCGGTGCTGGCGCTGGCCAGGATGGCCCGCATGCGCGGCGTGGTCTTCCGGGGGGTGTACGCGGCCCTGCTGCTCGCGTTCCTCGCGGCGCTCTACCTGACCGTCTCGCGCGGGGGGATCGGCTCGCTCGCCGTGGGGCTCGCGCTGCTTCTGGTGCTGGCCAACAACCGGCTCCAGACGGTCGCCAACCTCCTGCTCGTCGCGCTGCCCGGGGCCTGGCTGTGGTGGAGCTCCCGCGGCCTGGAGGGGCTTCTGCAGCAGGGGGCCTCCGAGGAGCAGATGGCCGCCGCCGGGGACGCCTTCGGCGAGCGCCTCGCCGTGGCCCTCGTGGCGGCGTTCGCCCTGCAGGCCGGATACGCCTTTCTGGTCAACCGCTACGAGCTCCTGCCGCCCGGCCGCAGGCTGCTCGGGGGGGTCTTCGCCGCGACCGGGGCCGCCGCGGTCGTCGCAGCGGGCATCTTCGTCGCCGGGCAGTACGGCGGGGTGTCCCGGGCCTACCAGGAGCTCGCCAGCAACCCCAACCAGACCCAGAACGTCGCCCAGCGCCTCGCCTCGCTCAGCATCGGCTTCCGGGAGGACTACTGGCGGGTCGCCTGGGAGGAGTGGATGGAGCACCCGCTCACCGGGACGGGGGCCGGGACCTTCACCTACACCTGGTTCAGGGAGCGCCCGGTGACCACCGGCGTCAAGCAGGTCCACAACCTCTACCTGGAGCAGGGGACCGAGACGGGCGTCTTCGCGTTTGCGGCGCTCGTGGGCTTCGCCGGGCTGCTGTTGGGACACACCGTCCGGGCGGCCTGGCGCTCCGGGGCGCGCAACGAGCGCAGGATGCTGCTCTCGGGGCTCGCGTGCGCGCTGGCGGTGTACCTGCTCTCCTCGGCCTTCGAGTGGCACTGGTACATCCCGCCCTCCACGCTGCTGTTCTTCTTCCTGGCCGGCGTTGCGGTGAAGGTGGCCTCCAGGACGGACTGGCCGGAGCCGGGGGAGGGGGGCGGCTCCGGGCGGGGTTGA
- a CDS encoding WecB/TagA/CpsF family glycosyltransferase: MEPAVRRRVEVLGVGVDPLTADALEAEIARFVREGRRATVLNVNAHCLNLACRNGRLRAALRRADLVFCDGEGVRLAARLLGERLPERITYADWVWRLAGLAAARGFSVYLLGARPGVAAEAARRLRERHPRLRVAGAHHGYFDRRPGSPENEEVVRRVNAADPDILLVGFGMPEQELWLLENRGRLTARVALTCGAALDYASGRLRRGPRLLTENGLEWLARLAVEPRRLWRRYLVGNPLFVLRVLRWRLGGGRR; the protein is encoded by the coding sequence GTGGAGCCGGCTGTGAGGCGCCGGGTGGAGGTGCTCGGCGTCGGGGTGGACCCCCTGACCGCGGACGCGCTGGAGGCGGAGATCGCCCGGTTCGTCCGGGAGGGTCGCCGGGCCACCGTGCTGAACGTGAACGCCCACTGCCTGAACCTGGCCTGCCGGAACGGGCGGCTGCGGGCGGCGCTCCGGCGGGCGGACCTGGTCTTCTGCGACGGCGAGGGGGTGCGGCTCGCGGCGCGCCTCCTCGGGGAGCGGCTGCCGGAGAGGATCACCTACGCCGACTGGGTCTGGCGGCTGGCCGGGCTCGCCGCCGCGCGGGGGTTCTCGGTGTACCTTCTGGGGGCCCGGCCCGGCGTCGCCGCGGAGGCGGCCCGCAGGCTGCGCGAGCGCCACCCGCGCCTGCGGGTCGCGGGCGCGCACCACGGGTACTTCGACCGCCGCCCCGGGAGCCCGGAGAACGAGGAGGTCGTGCGCCGGGTCAACGCCGCCGACCCGGACATCCTGCTGGTGGGGTTCGGGATGCCGGAGCAGGAGCTGTGGCTCCTGGAGAACCGGGGACGCCTGACGGCCCGGGTGGCCCTTACCTGCGGGGCGGCCCTGGACTACGCCTCGGGGCGGCTGCGGCGCGGCCCCCGGCTGCTCACGGAGAACGGCCTGGAGTGGCTCGCGCGGCTCGCCGTCGAGCCGCGCAGGCTGTGGCGGCGCTACCTGGTCGGGAACCCCCTCTTCGTGCTGCGCGTGCTGCGGTGGCGCCTCGGGGGAGGCCGCCGGTAG
- a CDS encoding exopolysaccharide biosynthesis polyprenyl glycosylphosphotransferase — protein sequence MGFFGDLIREVSRARPLRRSLSVAVLLLLDSAAVAAGLLAAAALLEGGRALRLLPLLAGLWLGVCAVLGLYGLAPSRRNPAALAAAGLVWAGLAALGAALYPESGLGLGLILSSALPAVAASAGLRLLYERVVDRVYSRGLARVPALLVGPAEDRGRLRRMMERAPGGYEPVGELDLRGAAVDLPALREELDRTGASSVILMGAERLSDEAFLGLLRSVRLRGVQLRVVPGALGLLRSQVRLEGGGLPLLEVRYPQLDNAQRALKRAMDVALSLLGLALLAPLFAAAALAIRLDSPGPVLLRQKRVGADETVFICYKFRSMYRDAEERREELEPLNEAGGAAFKLRDDPRVTRVGRVLRRWSIDELPQLVNVLRGEMSLVGPRPLPLRDFERMGELHKRRLAALPGMTGYWQISGRSDLPFEEMVRLDLYYIENWSLSFDLKIILKTIGAVLGRRGAY from the coding sequence TTGGGCTTTTTTGGGGATCTCATAAGGGAAGTCTCCCGGGCCAGGCCGCTGCGGCGCTCCCTGAGCGTGGCGGTGCTCCTCCTGCTGGACTCGGCGGCCGTCGCGGCCGGGCTCCTGGCGGCCGCGGCGCTCCTCGAGGGCGGGCGCGCGCTGCGGCTCCTCCCGCTGCTGGCGGGGCTCTGGCTCGGGGTGTGCGCGGTGCTCGGGCTCTACGGCCTCGCCCCCTCCCGGCGCAACCCGGCGGCGCTGGCCGCGGCGGGCCTGGTGTGGGCCGGGCTTGCGGCGCTGGGGGCCGCCCTCTACCCGGAGAGCGGGCTGGGGCTCGGCCTGATCCTCTCGTCCGCCCTCCCCGCGGTCGCCGCCTCGGCCGGGCTGAGGCTCCTCTACGAGCGGGTGGTGGACCGGGTGTACAGCCGGGGGCTCGCCCGGGTGCCGGCGCTCCTGGTGGGCCCGGCGGAGGACCGGGGCCGCCTCCGCCGGATGATGGAGCGGGCCCCGGGCGGCTACGAGCCGGTGGGGGAGCTGGACCTCCGGGGGGCAGCGGTGGACCTCCCCGCGCTGCGGGAGGAGCTGGACCGCACGGGGGCCTCCAGCGTCATCCTGATGGGCGCCGAGCGTCTCTCGGACGAGGCGTTCCTCGGGCTGCTGCGCTCCGTCCGGCTCCGGGGCGTGCAGCTGAGGGTCGTGCCCGGGGCGCTGGGGCTGCTGCGCAGCCAGGTGCGGCTCGAGGGCGGGGGGCTGCCGCTGCTGGAGGTGCGCTACCCGCAGCTGGACAACGCCCAGCGGGCGCTCAAGCGGGCGATGGACGTGGCGCTCTCGCTGCTGGGGCTGGCGCTCCTGGCGCCGCTGTTCGCCGCCGCCGCCCTCGCCATCCGCCTGGACTCCCCGGGGCCCGTCCTGCTGCGGCAGAAGCGGGTCGGCGCCGACGAGACGGTCTTTATCTGCTACAAGTTCCGCTCGATGTACCGGGACGCCGAGGAGCGGCGGGAGGAGCTGGAGCCGCTGAACGAGGCCGGCGGGGCCGCCTTCAAGCTCCGGGACGACCCCCGCGTGACCCGGGTGGGGCGCGTGCTGCGGCGCTGGAGCATCGACGAGCTGCCGCAGCTGGTGAACGTGCTGCGGGGGGAGATGAGCCTGGTGGGGCCGCGGCCGCTCCCCCTGCGGGACTTCGAGCGGATGGGCGAGCTGCACAAGCGCCGGCTCGCGGCGCTCCCGGGGATGACCGGCTACTGGCAGATCAGCGGGCGCAGCGACCTCCCCTTCGAGGAGATGGTCCGGCTGGACCTCTACTACATCGAGAACTGGTCGCTCTCGTTCGACCTGAAGATCATCCTGAAGACCATCGGGGCGGTGCTGGGGCGCCGGGGCGCCTACTGA
- a CDS encoding CpsD/CapB family tyrosine-protein kinase: MDLGAARDSEEARRLLSPASPLRRHYEELAANLAAEGGGARSIVVTAPEPGAGCTSVCLGLGAALAASGRPAAVVDCNLGRPHLHRVVGGANFVGLTSGLDGRRPLESYGREVLPGLLVVPTGPVTASPQALLEGEAVVEAVRGLEAGREMVLLDAPVVGELLGAPALLGGFDGILLVIHASRTSRKAAREATDDLIEAGANLLGVVLNGAYGAHMS, encoded by the coding sequence GTGGACCTCGGGGCGGCAAGGGACAGCGAGGAGGCGCGCCGGCTGCTCTCCCCCGCCTCCCCGCTGCGGAGGCACTACGAGGAGCTGGCCGCCAACCTCGCCGCCGAGGGCGGCGGGGCCAGGAGCATCGTCGTCACCGCCCCCGAGCCCGGGGCCGGCTGCACCAGCGTCTGCCTGGGGCTCGGGGCGGCGCTGGCCGCCAGCGGGCGCCCCGCCGCCGTCGTGGACTGCAACCTCGGGCGCCCGCACCTGCACCGGGTGGTCGGGGGGGCCAACTTCGTCGGGCTCACGAGCGGGCTCGACGGGCGGCGGCCGCTGGAGAGCTACGGGCGAGAGGTGCTGCCGGGGCTGCTCGTGGTCCCCACCGGGCCGGTGACCGCGAGCCCCCAGGCCCTCCTGGAGGGGGAGGCCGTCGTCGAGGCCGTCCGCGGCCTGGAGGCGGGCAGGGAGATGGTGCTCCTCGACGCGCCCGTGGTGGGGGAGCTTCTCGGCGCTCCCGCGCTGCTGGGCGGCTTCGACGGCATCCTGCTCGTCATCCACGCCTCCCGCACCTCCCGCAAGGCCGCCCGGGAGGCCACCGACGACCTCATCGAGGCCGGCGCCAACCTGCTCGGCGTGGTATTAAACGGTGCGTATGGCGCCCACATGTCCTAG